The stretch of DNA CACCGTGGTTAAGGTGGTTAGGGAGAGACTGAAGGTCATGACCCTGGCTATAGGTAAGAGATCCCCAGGATGGATCCATGAGAAGTCAAGATAAGAACGTGTAATGTATTGTAAACTAAAACAGTTCTGCGACCAAATGTTCCCCtcaggtttaggtttaggtttaggtttaggtttaggtttaggtttaggaagGGAATGTCTGTAGATATCCCCTTTAGTGTCTATAGTTTTGCGGTTTTAAAGTCAATCTAAGTGTAGCTGATCCTTTCTGTCTGTCACCACTGGATTACTTCAGGAGACGGTGCGAATGACGTGAACATGATCCAAGCAGCTGATGTCGGCATCAGTATATCGGGACAGGAGGGCATGCAGGTTTGTGTCAGGGCTTTTACTCTGAAGATTCTCtgacatagcctggtcccagatctgtttgtgctgtcttgacaaTGACCATATGATttgacaagacagcacaaacacaaCTGGGACCAGGATATGAAAGATTTTGATTCTCTCTCATTCTAAACTCAACCAAACACATATTGAAGGAGCTGTGTGCGTTTGATTCTCTCTCATTCTTAACTCAACCAAACACATATTGAAGGAGCTGTGTGTGTTTAATTTGATGTAGGTTTTATTTGGATACATTCTAGtcctcatttggactaatcttccaagagtccttaacaAATTATAACATTTAATTTAAAAATACAATCATGTTTTTCTGTTTATCTTCTGTCTCCAGGCTGTCATGGCCAGTGACTTCTCCATCTCCTGTTTTAAACACATGAAGAAGTTTCTCCTGGTCCACGGTCACTGGTGTTACAGCAGACTGGCTAACATGGCCATCTACTTTTTCTACAAGAATGTGGTGGGCATTTCACCCCGTCCATTCACCACCAATGCATAACACCAATCTAAACACTTGTGTTGATAGGCGCCTCGTGTTGATAGGCGCCTTACAATCTCTTCCAAGTCAGAtattcttcttcttattggttcaAGGTCCAGTAAGGACTTTGTGCCATTTCTAATCTGTCCCCCAGACCTATGTCAACTTCCACTTCTGGTACCAGTTCTACTGTGGTTTCTCGGGGACGTCCATGATTGACATCTGGCTGATAATCTTCTTCTGATAACCTCTTCTTCACCTCCGCCCTGCCCATCATGTTCGGAGTGATGGACAGGAACTTTGCCACGGAGACGCTGCTGGGCCTCCCAGAGCTGTACAGGAGTGGCcaagggtcagaggtcagtgtttaaggggttaggggtcagaggtcagggtgtCACAACTCATTTCTATTGGTGAGAAGATGCTTGCTGTGTCGATATCTGTGTCGGTGGTGAGACCCCGATGTGTAATATCTGTAAATAGATGAGTACTTTATTGCGTATCTCTTAAATGTGTGTCTCTGATTTCAGGGATATAATCACTTTACATTTTGGATCGCCATGCTGGACGCCTTCTATCAAAGTCTGGTTTGCTTCTTCATTCCATTTTGGGTAAGAATGACACTTGAAGAACTGTACAGTCACCTCTGATAGCTAGTATAACATGTCAATTTCAGTGGACAATAACGTTTTCAAAACGTTTTCAAATACAATGAGTTAATGGTCACTTTTCCAGACCTACCATGGATCAGACATAGACATCTACACGTTTGGAACTCCTATTAACACCGTGTCTTTATTCACAATCCTTCTGCATCTGGTCATAGAGATCAACACCTGGGTGAGTCACATCTGGTTTTAGTGAGCGAGCAACATCTCTCAGTTATGGTCAAAATACTGTTTAATACACTCTATCTAACTTTTCATTCAGAACCCCATTCATATCTGTTATATCTATTCATACCATTCATATCTGTTATATCTCTTCATAACCACCCATACCTGTTATATCTATTCATAACCATACATTTATATCTGTTATAGCTGTTCATAACCATTCATATCTGTTATTTATATTCATAACCATGAATATCTGTTATATCTGTTCATAACCATCAATTCATATCTGTTATATCTACTCATAGCCATCCATATATGTTATGTCTATTCATAACCATCAATTCATATCTGTTATATCTATTCATAGCCATCCATATCTGTTATGTCTATTCATAACCATCAATTCATATCTGTTATATCTATTCATAACCATCCATACCTGCTATGTCTATTCATAACCATCAATTCATATCTGTTATATCTATTCATAACCGTTCATATTTGTTTGTTGATCTTGTCTTGTTTACTTCTCTACCCATGTGTTATTGATAATGTATTAACCCATGTGTTATTGATAATGTATTAACCCATGTGTTATTGATAATGTATTAACCCATGTGTTATTGATCATGTATTAACCCATGTGTTATTGATCATGTATTAACCCATGTGTTATTGATCATGTATTAACCCATGTGTTATTGATCATGTATTAACCCATGTGTTATTGATAATGTATTAACCCATGTGTTATTGATAATGTATTAACCCATGTGTTATTGATCATGTATTAACCCATGTGTTATTGATAATGTATTAACCCATGTGTTATTGATCATGTATTAACCCATGTGTTATTGATCATGTATTAACCCATGTGTTATTGATAATGTATTAACCCATGTGTTATTGATAATGTATTAACCCATGTGTTATTGATAATGTATTAACCCATGTGTTATTGATCATGTATTAACCCATGTGTTATTGATCATGTATTAACCCATGTGTTATTGATAATGTATTAACCCATGTGTTATTGATCATGTATTAACCCATGTGTTATTGATCATGTATTAACCCATGTGTTATTGATCATGTATTAACCCATGTGTTATTGATCATGTATTAACCCATGTGTTATTGATCATGTATTAACCCATGTGTTATTGATAATGTATTAACCCATGTGTTATTGATCATGTATTAACCCATGTGTTATTGATCATGTATTAACCCATGTGTTATTGATCATGTATTAACCCATGTGTTATTGATCATGTATTAACCCATGTGTTATTGATCATGTATTAACCCATGTGTTATTGATCATGTATTAACCCATGTGTTATTGATCATGTATTAACCCATGTGTTATTGATCATGTATTAACCCATGTGTTATTGATCATGTATTAACCCATGTGTTATTGATAATGTATTAACCCATGTGTTATTGATCATGTATTAACCCATGTGTTATTGATCATGTATTAACCCATGTGTTATTGATCATGTATTAACCCATGTGTTATTGATCATGTATTAACCCATGTGTTATTGATCATGTATTAACCCATGTGTTATTGATCATGTATTAACCCATGTGTTATTGATCATGTATTAACCCATGTGTTATTGATCATGTATTAACCCATGTGTTATTGATCATGTATTAACCCATGTGTTGTTGTCTTATTGCTGCTCTAGACTGTAGTCCACTGGGTGATCATGCTGGGTAGTGTATCTCTGTACTTCGTGGTGACCCTGTTCTACAGTGTTGTGTGTATCAGCTGTAATCCACCATCAGACCCCTACTGGATCTTGCAGCAGTAAATGACTGACCCCATGTTTTACCTGGTCTGTGTCGTCACTGCTGTGGTCGCCCTGCTGCCCAGGTAAACAGAACATTACTGTAGTACTATATAGTTTCTGTATGTTATACtgtacatctacaactatctacaaaAATCCAACAGATGGTCTACCTGGTCTGTGTCATCACTACTGTGGTCCCCCTGTCAAAAAGTAATGTAcattaaactgtatattactataTAATTACTTTAGCATATATAGCTGTATTTAAATAGAAACCCTGAAAGGAGCTAGACTGTAGAAAGAAGTCGTACTAATTTGCACCATCAGTTCTGTGGTGGCACTGTTACTGCTACCTGGCTAGCAGACGGTTATGTTGGGATTCTAGCTATGGATTTATTTCTTTACAAATGTATTTGTCTTGGATCCTCCCTGGACTCCCTAAACAAGTGTtggctaagagagagagagagagcgagagagaattgtcctgaaaattaaattaaatgataATCAGATTAACTGAGTTGATCATGAAGAGCCCTTGATGACAATAATTCAGGGCCTCATTTCATTAGTTAAATTAACCCTTAGTGACAGTAATTCAGGGCCTCATTTCATTAGTTAAATTAACCCTTAGTGACAGTAATTCAGGGACAGGCCTCATTTCATTAGTTGAATTAACCCTTAATGACAGTAATTCAGGGCCAGGCCTCATTTCATTAGTTGAATTAACCCTTAGTGACAGTAATTCAGGGACAGGCCTCATTTCATTAGTTAAATTAACCCTTAGTGACAGTAATTCAGGGCCTCATTTAATTAGTTAAATTAGTCCTTAGTGACAGTAATTCAGGGACAGGCCTCATTTCATTAGTTAAATTAACCCTTAGTGACAGTAGTTCAGGGCCTCATTTAATTAGTTAAATTAGTCCTTAGTGACAGTAATTCAGGGACAGGCCTCATTTCATTAGTTAAATTAACCCTTAGTGACAGTAATTCAGGGACAGGCCTCATTTCATTAGTTAAATTAACCCTTAGTGACAGTAATTCAGGGCCAGGCCTCATTTAATTAGTTAAATTAACCCTTAGTGAAAGTAATTCAGGGCCAGGCCTCATTTCATTAGTTAAATTAACCCCTAATGACAGTAATTCAGGGACAGGCCTCATTTCATTAGTTGAATTAGAATATTGATATGTCTACATTTCTCTGTAGTCAGTGCAGATGCTGAAAAGATCAGGGGTGTGTCGCGGCTCAGTcagcctctcttctctctcttagtCGAGTCCATGCCCCTGAACGAGCTTCATATTCACagtcttgacacacacacactagtgcgcaggcacacacacacacacacacacacacacacacacacacacacacacacacacacacacacacacacacacacacacacacacacacacacacacacacacacacacagaactcaGAACGAGCGTCATATTCACAGTGTTCACAATGCTCTGATTTACATCAAATGGGCACATATTTTATACTGGCCTGCtttccctccaccaccaccattaccacatcatctctctctctctctctcccatgtacACATACCGTGTGCTGATTAACACAGTAGCCCCCTCCCCCATCGTACGGGCTAGGCATCTGGAGCGACTGGACCCCACCACCAAGGAACAGTGGATCAGGAAGTGGAGGGGGCTCAGGGGAGAGAGCACATGGGGGGTGGGCCCAGGAACAGACCCAGAAATAGGAGCCTTCTCTGGGCAATCAAAGTCAACACTGCCCTCACCATCATCCACCTTGGAACCCTTTTCCTCTGAGCACAATCCGGTTTGAGCTCCAACAACAACAAATTGAGACATCCCAGAAAGTGACATCATTATGAACGTCATCACCAAGAGATCGTTCAACCCCTTTCTGTCTAGAGAACCTGGGGGTTCCTGGGAGAACCTGGGGGATTCTGGGAGAACCTGGGAGATCCTGGGAGAACCTGAGGGATTCTGGGAGAACGTGGGGGATCCTGGGAGAACCTGGGGGATTCTGGGAGAACGTGGGGGATCCTGGGAGACCTTGGGGGATTCTGGGAGAACCTGGGGGATCCTGGGAGAACCTGGGGGATCCTGGGAGAACCTGGGGGATCCAAGGGGAACCTTTAGTACATCACACACAGGAGCAATGAAGAATGAATGATATTTATTACAATGTAATTTTGACAAAGATGGTACGGATTATCTATATATTGTTGAACTGGCTCATATCTGGATATGTGCTTCAGTGTGCAATAAGGATGATTAATGAAGTAATGTCCAAAAAGCTATATTTGTATAATGACGCAAAGTATCACCGCTTCTGTATGTATTCTGGTGTCAAATGATGTGTCAAGTTTCCATTGTAATTGAATACTAAAGTATACCACAGACAGAGAGGCACCTCTCATCACTCTCCACTTCCCCTCAGAACAAGGGaggcaccactctcctctctccacttcccCTCAGAACAAGGGaggcaccactctcctctctccacttcccCTCAGAACAAGGGaggcaccactctcctctctccacttcccTCAGAACAAGGGagtctcactctcctctctccacttcccCTTGGAACAAGCCTCCTTAGGAAACACATTAGCCTGTTACTCAACTGATGGTTTTCAGAGCACACTGATAACCCAATCAGTCTCGCCTCTCTTCCCACCCTGCACCTCCCACCCCATCCTTACGCCCCTCTCCAAAAAACCAACCTCCACTTTTCCAGAACAAAGCACTTAGTATGTTTTATTTAAAAGTCCCCTGCCTCACCTAGGCTGCTCTGCGTCattaatggctccctattccctatatagtgcactacttttggaacagtatggtccctggtcaaaagtagtggactatatagggaatagggagctatTTGGGATACAGACAGACCTAGACACCTGAGAGTAATTTGCTCAATGGATGGACGCTCCAAATCCCATCACCTCTCGCTCTGTGGCCACAGACACACCGTACCTTAACTCACGTGTTCCTGTCCAACTCCCAAGCTACCCATCATGACGTAGTTGGTACACTGCAGATGGTGCATCGTGTAGTGGTGTTTTCAGTTCACAGACATcggtccaaatggcaccctactacttttgaccagggccctatctaGTCAGAAGTAGTGGACTGTGATATGCATTAGGGTAACATTTGGAACACAGTTCATGTGTCTAGAATTTAGAACATTTAGAACACAGTTCATGTGTCTAGAATTTAGAACATTTAGAACACAGTTCATGTGTCTAGAATTTAGAACATTTAGAACACAGTTCATGTGTCTAGAATTTAGAACATTTAGAACACAGTTCATGTGTCTAGAATTTAGAACATTTAGAACACAGTTCATGTGTCTAGAATTTAGAACATTTAGAACACAGTTCATGTGTCTAGAATTTAGAACATTTAGAACACAGTTCATGTGTCTAGAATTTAGAACATTTAGAACAGTTATGTATAAAGGTGTCAGGATGAGAACACCAAATCGTAATAAGGCTGGCCTGTCTGAAATTCAATGTCAATTAATCTATATAGATTATTTTataatattaaaaaaataaacccACATATACACAGATAGAATAAATATTActtttttacatttgagatttgtACATGGGATGTGATCTGTATATGTATAAATCAAAGCAAGAGAAACGTCATGGGAAGGAACATAGAAATGATCAAGTTCATGTTCAGCATTTGTGATAATTCAAGTGGCTTCTGGTGAAAAGGTCTAGCTGTGATTCCATTGGTGAAATTCATTATATTGCCTGTTTATATAACGTCCTGGCCTTCTCTACTGCTTCCTTCTTAGAACGGCTCTGCTCTCTAGTGGCTGATGTGGGAATTGCAATAAGGTTATTTGAGAATTGGGACAATGTCACGGATGTTACATCTCATGTTTACTGATGGGGGTGTTACAATACTATACATAGCCCACAAACAACACACACCATGATTCATTCATTAACATTGTTGTGCATGGAGGCCGTTGCCATGGTAAAACTGACAAACGTGAAATCTCTGATCTGAGTGTATTTGATGCCATAGATCTACTACTGTAGCCTTTGTGTGGAATAGCTCAAATGTCTTATAATTACAATTAAACAGGCAACATTACAGTTCTCACTGCAAGAATTACAGGACCCATAGTAAATGGAAAATATTTAATCTATTTTTCATAACATCTTGAAAAGGTGAAATCCCCAGGAAATACAATATGAATGAAACTAGGCCACATACTGTAGTATGAGATACCATTAGATACGTTTGGTAATGCAGTCATCATATAATACACCTGAATATTAGACAATTGTTGATAAAGCCTCCCCTTTTAATCAgataaatataaaacatattttcat from Salvelinus fontinalis isolate EN_2023a chromosome 29, ASM2944872v1, whole genome shotgun sequence encodes:
- the LOC129827212 gene encoding LOW QUALITY PROTEIN: phospholipid-transporting ATPase VB-like (The sequence of the model RefSeq protein was modified relative to this genomic sequence to represent the inferred CDS: deleted 1 base in 1 codon) yields the protein MTLREAGIQVWVLTGYACRLLDQGDLVINMRTNNKAMCASTLDCTLEEVRQYGGPGDHSPSIGLGIDGHTLGMALESDLVERFVELARRCRPVLCCRVTPLQKSTVVKVVRERLKVMTLAIGDGANDVNMIQAADVGISISGQEGMQAVMASDFSISCFKHMKKFLLVHGHWCYSRLANMAIYFFYKNVTYVNFHFWYQFYCGFSGTSMIDIWLIIFFDNLFFTSALPIMFGVMDRNFATETLLGLPELYRSGQGSEGYNHFTFWIAMLDAFYQSLVCFFIPFWTYHGSDIDIYTFGTPINTVSLFTILLHLVIEINTWVSHIWF